The following proteins come from a genomic window of Pangasianodon hypophthalmus isolate fPanHyp1 chromosome 24, fPanHyp1.pri, whole genome shotgun sequence:
- the ccdc117 gene encoding coiled-coil domain-containing protein 117: MQSASPGSRDLGYFPSMFSSLPHFTVPDMSISKGQTGGSLHLPGSSMTNSSWERRCLRKHRRRTDDEGCSAKRQKMMDVGESDALEDTSSRPDPGWLAECATGSPTVQHCTTAVPPCPNTQYNQNSLPAARVETEGSCMEVEAAQRKLQEIENRITLEDDSDEDLDIEPPQRRPVLVLSDSLREGLQRGITDILPHTVAQSVSRSCMELVLWRPPEDPLTQQLKDSLQRQQRKQQPVCRQTPTPIPISKGPDEHTFSPLACPPAASGSTEEDMEL, encoded by the exons ATGCAGAGTGCCAGTCCAGGGAGCCGGGACCTAGGATACTTTCCCTCcatgttctcttctcttccacACTTCACCGTTCCTGATATGAGCATCTCAAAGGGACAAACCGGCGGCTCACTCCATCTGCCGGGAAGCTCCATGACCAACTC GAGCTGGGAGAGGAGATGTCTGAGGAAGCACAGGAGAAGGACAGACGATGA AGGCTGCAGCGCCAAAAGACAGAAGATGATGGACGTGGGCGAATCCGATGCCTTGGAGGACACAAGCTCCAGACCAGACCCAGGGTGGCTGGCTGAGTGCGCTACAGGTTCTCCCACAGTTCAGCACTGCACTACAGCCGTCCCACCGTGCCCAAACACACAGTACAATCAGAACTCATTACCTGCCGCCAGGGTGGAGACAGAGGGCTCCTGTATGGAGGTGGAAGCAGCGCAGAGGAAGCTGCAGGAGATTGAGAACAG aatcACTCTGGAGGATGACAGTGATGAGGATCTGGACATAGAGCCGCCTCAGCGCAGACCCGTGCTTGTGCTGTCTGACAGCCTGAGGGAGGGGCTACAGCGCGGCATCACCGACATTCTCCCTCATACAGTAGCACAATCAGT GAGCCGTTCGTGTATGGAGCTGGTGCTATGGCGCCCCCCGGAGGACCCACTCACTCAGCAGCTGAAGGACTCTCTACAGAGACAGCAGCGTAAACAGCAGCCGGTGTGCAGACAGACCCCAACACCCATCCCCATCTCTAAAGGGCCGGATGAACACACCTTCAGCCCCCTCGCCTGCCCTCCTGCGGCCTCCGGCTCCACAGAGGAGGACATGGAGCTATAG
- the tcn2 gene encoding transcobalamin-2, protein MNRWCRGASSIQSTLSLEGRSAVMKMIICILAALFALTAADTCGSDTKDLLLKLNKDLLRATESQESLPNPSIHIALRLSPQHNLVKEGQYLDQLKTKFHEDIQSTLNKGQPVVGRLALYVMALKASCQELRNVSLSTGEKSEPLLTHMKKQMELEKDHIASSHRPLTNYYQYSLGILALCVSGVRVSSHVSHKLTHAALHTQFEHGDSVCVDTLAMAGMALQCLKDAETPVKNKEELEKALTTIKKKLLASQRPDGHLGNEFSTGLAVQALLAMGNKVDECSAPMMALWSDVKKGTYHNPMAISQTLPALQQRTYLHLKNKECIDEDDSLDVDPVPVVPTPMHVHVQVEVEVVKADGSSFTYQINVTSGVSLLDSLTLLQQQTDFKFETEDSLWGPFLSVVNGEQARQTDRRYWHLASDGKGLSQGIKDYKIEAAQKITIKNTSY, encoded by the exons ATGAATAGGTGGTGCAGAGGTGCATCGTCCATTCAGAGCACATTATCCCTGGAAGGAAG ATCAGCTGTGATGAAGATGATCATCTGCATTCTAGCTGCTCTGTTTGCTCTGACTGCAGCAGATACATGCG GCTCGGATACTAAAGATCTCCTGCTCAAGCTGAATAAGGATCTGCTGCGCGCCACCGAAAGCCAGGAGTCTCTTCCCAACCCGAGCATACACATCGCACTGCGCCTCTCCCCTCAGCACAACCTGGTCAAAGAGGGCCAGTACCTCGACCAGCTCAAGACCAAGTTCCATGAGGACATTCAGAG CACTCTGAACAAGGGACAGCCTGTGGTGGGCCGCCTCGCCCTCTACGTGATGGCGTTAAAAGCTTCCTGCCAGGAACTGAGAAATGTATCACTGTCGACGGGTGAGAAGAGCGAACCTCTGCTCACACACATGAAGAAACAGATGGAGTTGGAGAAGGACCACATTGCAT CGAGCCATCGTCCCCTGACCAACTACTACCAGTACTCTCTGGGCATTCTGGCTCTGTGTGTCAGCGGAGTGAGAGTGAGCTCTCATGTCAGCCACAAGCTCACCCACGCCGCCCTGCACACCCAATTCGAACACGGTGACTCCGTATGTGTGG ACACCCTTGCAATGGCAGGCATGGCTCTGCAGTGTCTGAAAGATGCTGAAACCCCGGTTAAAAACAAGGAGGAGTTGGAAAAGGCTTTGACCACCATCAAAAAGAAGCTTCTGGCCTCACAGCGACCCGATGGCCACTTGGGCAATGAGTTCAGCACCGGCCTGGCTGTGCAG GCTTTATTGGCGATGGGCAACAAAGTAGATGAGTGCTCTGCGCCTATGATGGCTCTGTGGTCTGATGTTAAAAAAGGTACCTACCACAACCCCATGGCGATCTCTCAAACCCTGCCTGCTCTCCAGCAACGCACGTATCTCCACCTGAAGAACAAGGAATGTATTGATGAAGACG ACTCTCTCGATGTGGATCCTGTTCCAGTTGTCCCGACCCCGATGCATGTTCATGtgcaggtggaggtggaggtggtaAAAGCAGACGGCTCGTCCTTCACTTATCAGATCAACGTTACCAGCGGCGTCTCACTGCTCGACAGTCTCACACTGCTTCAGCAGCAGACGGACTTCAA GTTTGAGACGGAGGACAGTCTGTGGGGGCCGTTCCTTAGTGTAGTGAATGGAGAACAAGCACGACAGACCGACCGGAGATACTGGCACCTTGCTTCAGATGGAAAAGGCCTGAGTCAGG